From the genome of Haloarcula taiwanensis:
GATGAGCATGGTGTTGACCTGCGTGAACGGATCGGTCGCAGAGTCGAGTACGTAAATAACACCATCGACATCCTCGCGGAGCCAGTGCATCGCTTCAGCGACGCCCTCAGTCGCTTCGCGGGAGCGACGGACGGCGTCGTCTTTCTCCATGTCGTGTTCAAGGAACTCGGTGTAATCGACCTTCGTCGTCACGCCGGGGGTGTCGACGATATCGATTGTCACTTTCTTCCCGTCGCGTTCGATCTCGACGTTCTCCTTTCGGCGCGCACGGCGAGTCTCGTGTGGAACGTGACTCTCTGGGCCGACAGCATCGCCGGTCCAATCACGTGCAATGCGGTTCGCCAGCGTCGTCTTACCGGCGTTCGGCGGGCCGTAGATCCCGATACGCTTCGGGTCCTCTTCGGAGAACAGCGTCGATGCCGCGCGTGAAATACTATCTTTGAGGTTTGTTAACAATCCCATCCTATCCTCCCGCCGCCCGGAGTCGTCCGGTATGGCGGCTCTGCCCGTAAAAGATAGGCGAAT
Proteins encoded in this window:
- a CDS encoding GTP-binding protein — translated: MGLLTNLKDSISRAASTLFSEEDPKRIGIYGPPNAGKTTLANRIARDWTGDAVGPESHVPHETRRARRKENVEIERDGKKVTIDIVDTPGVTTKVDYTEFLEHDMEKDDAVRRSREATEGVAEAMHWLREDVDGVIYVLDSATDPFTQVNTMLIGIIESQDLPVLILANKIDLEESSVQRIRNAYPQHETIPLSALEGDNMDEVYDKIAEYFG